The following coding sequences lie in one Alloacidobacterium dinghuense genomic window:
- a CDS encoding AI-2E family transporter, with protein MTDSPIAVRATNGTVKRQRSLRSDIVFTFALAIGLYLAWVVRNVLVLLYVSALFAVVLLPVVRGIMKLRIGKWQPGRGVAILILFLAVVSLAALFFIFAFPPVVRDIREFVNELPTRGPQVLLRIRRIPFLQHVDVAALNDKLQDFAANFATYLLLSIRNWASKLFDIITAIILTVYFMLEGEAAYQWVLSFFPVDMRQRLDVTLARAEIRMGKWLLGQASLMLVLGLSSTVLFLALHVRYAYALGVLMGAFNIIPIAGAVITITLALLVAAIDSWGRVLGVAIFYAIYAQVETSFLTPRIMRHSVDLPGLAIIVALLLGAAFDGIVGAMVAVPTAVLVAVLLDEYAVVPEAIIAEHHPVETTSPIV; from the coding sequence ATGACCGATTCCCCGATCGCTGTTCGAGCAACGAACGGGACAGTGAAGCGACAGCGGTCCCTGCGCAGCGATATTGTCTTCACCTTCGCGCTTGCCATCGGTCTCTACCTGGCATGGGTGGTGCGCAACGTCTTGGTGTTACTCTACGTCAGCGCGCTCTTCGCAGTTGTGCTGTTGCCCGTCGTTCGCGGAATTATGAAGCTGCGCATCGGCAAGTGGCAGCCAGGTCGCGGTGTTGCAATCCTCATTCTTTTTCTCGCTGTCGTCAGCTTGGCAGCTCTCTTTTTCATCTTCGCTTTTCCGCCGGTTGTGCGCGACATCCGCGAATTCGTTAACGAGCTTCCGACACGCGGCCCCCAAGTCCTCTTACGCATACGCCGCATCCCCTTTCTGCAACATGTCGACGTGGCCGCGCTCAATGACAAATTGCAGGATTTTGCCGCCAACTTCGCCACATACCTGCTTTTGTCGATACGCAACTGGGCTAGCAAGCTCTTCGACATCATTACCGCCATCATTCTTACCGTTTATTTCATGCTCGAAGGCGAGGCGGCCTATCAGTGGGTTCTGAGCTTCTTCCCCGTCGATATGCGCCAGCGACTGGATGTGACTTTGGCGCGCGCGGAGATACGCATGGGCAAGTGGCTGCTCGGTCAGGCCTCGCTGATGCTGGTGCTCGGTTTGTCCAGCACCGTCCTCTTCCTGGCGCTGCATGTGCGGTACGCTTACGCTTTAGGGGTCCTGATGGGAGCCTTCAACATCATCCCTATCGCCGGAGCTGTCATCACCATTACCCTCGCCTTGCTCGTTGCCGCGATCGATTCCTGGGGGCGTGTGCTTGGCGTTGCTATTTTCTACGCCATCTATGCACAGGTTGAGACTTCGTTCCTGACCCCGCGCATCATGCGTCATAGTGTCGATCTGCCCGGTCTGGCGATCATCGTCGCTCTGCTGCTGGGCGCGGCCTTCGACGGCATTGTTGGCGCAATGGTCGCGGTTCCCACCGCTGTTCTCGTTGCGGTTCTGCTGGACGAGTACGCCGTCGTGCCCGAAGCAATCATCGCTGAGCACCATCCGGTCGAGACGACTTCACCCATAGTTTGA
- the cyoE gene encoding heme o synthase — protein MTPAAPASPIIAPVAEEQVVAPSEAPAREQAQPHLRAGETASRIADYAELFKFRVTALVVMTAWAGFYLGSMHSGISSMQPGLVAALVGIGLVSAGSAALNEAFERKLDAKMIRTAQRPMASGRISLPHGVMLGMIAVIAGALWLTYETNLVTGTLTLITAFSYVAVYTPLKQRTTLATFIGAFPGAMPPLLGWTAARGAIEWPAVALFAILFVWQFPHFMAISWLYKEDYGRAGIRMLPVVQPDGWSTVLEALTYAVLMIPVSLLPVYLHIAGRVYGVTALLLGIVYLGYTIRFARITRARSTVESKMYARDLLKVSVIYLPVLLTVLMLNALGK, from the coding sequence ATGACGCCAGCCGCACCCGCATCCCCGATCATCGCCCCTGTCGCTGAAGAACAGGTTGTCGCCCCCAGCGAGGCTCCCGCAAGAGAGCAGGCTCAGCCGCACCTGCGTGCCGGCGAAACCGCCTCGCGCATCGCCGACTACGCTGAATTATTCAAATTTCGCGTCACGGCACTGGTTGTGATGACCGCGTGGGCCGGCTTCTATCTCGGATCGATGCACAGCGGCATCAGCAGCATGCAGCCGGGGCTGGTCGCAGCCCTCGTCGGGATCGGACTTGTATCCGCCGGCTCCGCCGCATTAAATGAGGCTTTCGAACGCAAGCTCGACGCGAAGATGATTCGTACGGCGCAGCGTCCCATGGCGTCAGGCCGCATCAGCCTGCCGCATGGCGTGATGCTGGGCATGATCGCCGTCATCGCCGGCGCGCTCTGGCTTACCTACGAAACGAATCTCGTCACCGGAACGCTGACACTTATTACCGCTTTCAGCTACGTCGCAGTCTATACGCCGCTTAAACAGCGCACGACGCTCGCAACCTTCATCGGAGCCTTCCCCGGCGCCATGCCTCCACTGCTTGGCTGGACAGCCGCCCGTGGCGCCATCGAATGGCCTGCTGTTGCGCTCTTTGCGATTCTCTTCGTCTGGCAGTTTCCGCACTTCATGGCCATCTCGTGGCTCTACAAAGAAGACTACGGCCGCGCCGGAATTCGCATGCTGCCTGTAGTGCAGCCCGACGGATGGTCCACCGTGCTCGAAGCATTGACGTACGCCGTGCTCATGATTCCAGTGAGCCTGCTTCCTGTTTATCTGCATATAGCGGGCCGCGTTTACGGCGTTACTGCCCTGCTGCTCGGAATCGTCTACCTCGGATACACCATCCGTTTCGCCCGCATTACGCGCGCACGCAGCACGGTAGAGTCAAAAATGTACGCACGCGACCTGCTGAAGGTGAGCGTTATCTACCTTCCCGTGCTGCTTACGGTGCTGATGTTGAACGCCTTGGGAAAGTAA